In the Gymnogyps californianus isolate 813 chromosome 3, ASM1813914v2, whole genome shotgun sequence genome, one interval contains:
- the LOC127015024 gene encoding glutathione S-transferase, translating into MAGKPKLHYTKGRGKMESIRWLLAAAGVEFEEEFIETKEDLEKLRNDGVLMFQQVPMVEIDGMKMVQTRAILSYIAAKYNLYGKDLKERAWIDMYVEGTTDLMGMIMYLPFQPADTKEKNLALMIERATTRYFPVYEKALKDHGHDYLVGNKLSWADIHLLEAILMAEECKPDILSAFPLLQAFKGRTSNIPTIKKFLQPGSQRKPPTDEKFVAIVRKIFNI; encoded by the exons ATGGCGGGGAAACCCAAGCTGCATTATAccaagggaagggggaagatgGAGTCAATCAGATGGCTGTTAGCAGCAGCTGGGGTTGAg tttgagGAAGAATTCATAGAAACGAAGGAAGACCTAGAAAAATTACGCAATG aTGGAGTCCTGATGTTCCAGCAAGTGCCCATGGTGGAGATTGATGGGATGAAGATGGTGCAGACTAGAGCCATCCTCAGCTACATAGCAGCAAAGTACAACCTCTATGGAAAAGACCTGAAGGAGAGAGCCTG gATTGATATGTACGTGGAGGGAACAACAGACCTGATGGGAATGATCATGTATCTCCCTTTTCAACCAGctgacacaaaagaaaagaatcttgCCTTAATGATCGAACGAGCTACAACCAGGTACTTTCCTGTTTATGAAAAG GCCTTAAAAGACCATGGGCATGATTATCTTGTTGGCAACAAATTAAGCTGGGCAGACATCCATCTGCTGGAAGCCATTTTAATGGCAGAAGAATGTAAGCCTGATATACTGTCTGCATTCCCTCTGCTACAG GCTTTTAAAGGAAGAACAAGCAACATTCCAACAATCAAAAAATTCTTGCAGCCTGGCAGCCAGAGGAAGCCACCAACAGATGAGAAGTTTGTTGCCATTGTGAGGAAAATATTCAATATCTAA